The following DNA comes from Hordeum vulgare subsp. vulgare chromosome 3H, MorexV3_pseudomolecules_assembly, whole genome shotgun sequence.
GATATATGATCGTTTAGCAGAAAGCATAAGCTGGTGGATACAAGGTTGTAAGCTAGTTAAATGACCTGTCTGTCGTCTTATCCCGCAGTGGTGGAAGATTTGTTCAAGCGAAGGGAGCCGATGCCTTCAATGGATGTGATCTACTTTGTACAACCACTGAAAGAAAAGTAATTACTGGTTGCAATTGAGCTTTCTGAATTTCTCTTTCTGTAAGCACAACAGCATAATTGCAAACACATATACCTGTAGGTTTGGTCCCTTATGTGATTTTTCTAGTCACTCTGATGTTTCAAGATTTATAAGCATCCCCCAACCCAAAATCATAGGACTGCATTGCTGCCTTgtttaatactatgtttttcctGGTCCATCTTCCTTATTTTGGGAGCTCTTTTGCTACTCCATGACGGACGTACATTCCCCTTTGATAATCCTCTGATATGAAAGCTTGCTGACCTGCAGTGTTATAATGCTTCTATCCGACATGTCTGGGAGATGTCCGCTGTACAGGAAGTATGTTGAACCAAAATTTCAATTCACAGCTGGAATGTCATTTGCAGAAGCTTCATATGAAACAGACTTCGACATACACGTTAAAAGTTTTACTTTCAACTTTTAGGGCATACATCTTCTTCAGCTCACCAATTCCCAAGGACCTGGTGACTTACATTAAGAATGACAGCAGTGTCATACCACGCATTGGTGCACTAAGAGAGGTTAGTGTTTTAATACCTTTCGATGTTATATTCTTCGACAATATGGTTCCTAATGCTGTGGTTCTATTAATTGCAGATGAATTTGGAGTTTTTTGCTATTGACATGCAGGTACCCATAAGCTTAGTTCTACGTCATTGCTTTCTTCGTTGATTGCTGCCTAAGACATTCTTAtgttttttcttttgttcttGTCCAAAGTATAGAAGTTCGAGTCAATTGTAATATATGCGGTGCACTATAGGAAAAAACTTATAAGCCGAGTGCCTGAAACACTCGGCTTACAACGGTTTACACTCGGTTTACATATAAGCCGAGTGTTTTTCCCGGCTTATAACACACGCCTTACTAAGGACCGGCTTATCCGGTGTAAGCCGAgagcaatagtttaatattgatttAATATAAGCCGGTGTAAGCCACGTGGCCATATTAAGGATTTGCTCTAGTTCAACATATAAATTTAATATTGATTGTATTCACACAGTGAAGGGAAATTTAACTGGTCCATTTTTGAATCAAAAGATTGATAACTTGGTGGGAATATTCATAAATTCATTTTAAGTTGAAAGCCATACAAATGAAGTCTGCTGGATATGTTGAATGGACTTGTATTTGCATGCCATGCTGACTATTTGTTTCTAATTTCATATTTGGTGTCTAATTCATTAATTTGATGCTAGAAACCTTAGTTTTGATGATGATGGGTTGCATATCTGTAGGGGTTTGTAACTGACCATGACATGGCACTGACTGACTTATATGGTGCAAATgagaataattcaaaaaaattcaacgaCACCATAAGTACTATGGCTTGCCGCATAGCTACCACATTTGCATCGTTGAAGGTATGTCAAGGAACTTCATTTGCATTGATCTATTAATACACTATGTGCTAATTAGTAGAACAACTTATATATCCTTATGCTGGGTTCTTAAGTTACTGCATCATTTCATATTAGGTTACTCAGTCCAAAACCATCAGAAAACTTCTTAATTTTCAGCATACCATCTATACCTTTCCAACCTATATTTTTTTAATCAGCACATGTATTGATTATTGCTGATCATATTGGCACGGTTACTAGTGGGACCGTGCAACTTATGGTATGTGCTCAATGTTTGAAAGAAGTTGGTGGCACTTCATATTTTTTGCTTTCCAATTTTGCACTCCAATTTCCCACGTCACAAAATACCAAACCTGAATATCCCTCCTCTCGAACCCAcataaaagtgataaagaaatgATATGGTTGTGTTTATAAACTTCACGAAACAAATATCTCAAGTGGAATACCATTTTACCATATAGACTATATCATACTATTTACTGGTGACCTACAGGCTACAGATTTGAACATCTCCTATTCTAGCTACGAATGCAGTCTTCTTCATTTTTATCTTTGTTTTATCTTGTGTGTTCAATGGACTATAACATCGTTTGCAAACACAGAAGCTAATCTAGTGCTTACAGGAATTTCCTACTGTGCGCTATCGAGCACCCAAAAGTGCAGACCCATCAACAGCACCTAAATTTGACATGGTACCAAAATGGCTGGCTACCGCTACTTGGGAAATCGTGTCAAAATATAAGTCAACAATTCCAGAATTTCCCCAGAAGGAGACATGTGAATTGCTTGTTCTGGACAGACCTATAGATCAGGTGCTAAAGCATAATTTAAAATTTTCATTAGAAGGGTTTGAGTGCTTGTTTATTTTGTAAGTACAACAAAGAACTTTTTCATACAACttacaaaaataaatatgatTGTGAAGATAGCACCTGTTATTCATGAATGGACCTATGACGCAATGTGCCATGATCTACTCGAAATGGATGGCAACAAATACATATACGAGGTACTTTTTGATACAATATTATGTACCAGACACATGTTATCTTCACTTGCCCAATCCTttgatttacttttctgttggaaGGTATCAAAAGGGGATGCGGAACCTGAAAAGAAGGAGGCTTTATTGGAGGATCAAGATCCTCTCTGGATAGAGCTTCGCCATACTCACATAGCTGATGTGAGTCTTGTTGGTATTTAAGATTGAGCTATATTTAGTCTATGCTTTATAACACTAACTTGAACGCCAGGCCAGTGAGAGGTTGTATGAGAAGATGAACACCTTTGTTTCAAAGAATAAAGCAGCACAACTTCATTCAAGGTGCTTCATATTTCTTTGTGCTGGAAGAAATAAAACTGTATATATGTTTTAACATAGAGTGGAGTGCAGTATGGTATGGTAGCAGATGCTTGTGCATTAGTGTTTTGTTTACCATTCTAGACTGTTTTTATTCAAAAAAGTAGCATTCTATTCTAGACAGTGGCAAAGCAAGGAGTTCGGAGTTGTGATGTCAAATACATGAGTTTATATAAATTTCTTATAAAAAAATTATGCTTTCTACCTTTATGTGTTGTTTTTGGTAAAATCCTAAGTAGTGAAATGACTACATAGGACACCTCTAGCGCCGCCACTGATTCTATATTGCTGATGCGTTGGTTATTTATGTTCAACATAGATAGTTGTTGAACTGCCTTATTTTTGCTTCGGTACAATCCCCCTCCCCCACAAAACTTATAAAGGAGAATGTATATCCACCTCGTATTGTACACTATAGGCCGCCATATGTATATCCACCTCATATAGTATACGTATGACGGCCTATATATACAATACGAGATGGGTATACATTCTTCTTTATACATTTTGTGGGGGAGGGGGGTTGTACCGAAGCACACCTCTTTTATGTATATCTTAATACGATATACCATTCTTGTCTGAACAACTGCTTTTATTTGGAATCTTGAAGACCAGTACAGAAATCCTTTGGAATGAAAACTTTTGTGACTTTTAGTTTGTATTTTGATTTAGAGGTATATCAAATGCTGATCAGTAGCGTTTTTTCTCGTGAATGTATGGCCTACAATATGCATGATTAATTTAAAAAACGTACATGCTTACGACATTCGTTCTCAATTAGAGATGGTGGTGAAATCTCAACCACGGATCTGCAAAAGATTGTTCAAGCTTTGCCACAGTATGGTGAGCAAGTTGATAAATTGACCCTCCATATAGATGTAAGTGATTGTTTACATATCATTTTCCTTGCaagttttattttttctaattttgTTTATCTTTACAAAATATAATTTACTAGTTTCTTTATTTAAAGAAATGTCTATGAAAATGTGAAAACAGGATGTTATATTATTATATTTAAAGTATGATAGTCTGGTGAATGCATGTTAAATGGGCCACTCGAATAAGGTTCTTAGTTCTATTGTGTAGTATATTCAATAAGGTCCTTCTAAAGGCCTGATTTCTAACTTCAAAGTGATAAAAGTTCTACTACTTTTGTTTGAGCTCTTGTACTCTTTCTCAGATTGCAGGAAAAATCAATAGGTGCATCAGGGAGTTCGGGCTCCGTGATCTTGGGCAGTTGGAGCAGGATCTGGTTTTTGGAGATGCAGGAGCAAAGGAGGTGATCAATATGCTCAGGTCAAAGCAGGTTTGTAAAGCGTTATGCTTGGTTTTATCATTTCAGTGTTATGCTTGGTATGA
Coding sequences within:
- the LOC123441222 gene encoding probable protein transport Sec1b, producing MSMSGADFNGVGEDPRVFRNICRDRILKDMLKPDKDKETKSSWKVLIMDKFTVRIMGYACKMAEITDAGVSLVEDLFKRREPMPSMDVIYFVQPLKENVIMLLSDMSGRCPLYRKAYIFFSSPIPKDLVTYIKNDSSVIPRIGALREMNLEFFAIDMQGFVTDHDMALTDLYGANENNSKKFNDTISTMACRIATTFASLKEFPTVRYRAPKSADPSTAPKFDMVPKWLATATWEIVSKYKSTIPEFPQKETCELLVLDRPIDQIAPVIHEWTYDAMCHDLLEMDGNKYIYEVSKGDAEPEKKEALLEDQDPLWIELRHTHIADASERLYEKMNTFVSKNKAAQLHSRDGGEISTTDLQKIVQALPQYGEQVDKLTLHIDIAGKINRCIREFGLRDLGQLEQDLVFGDAGAKEVINMLRSKQNLSEENKLRLLIIYAIVCPDKFEGDKGDKLMQLAKLPSDDMKAINSLRYLVSSDAKKAARAGGFSLKFDAQKKKNTGVRTERQDGEEGWALSRFFPLIEELVEKLSKGELPLNEYPSLSQPSSTSQGTAESGSAPKPAQNPQPMSRRSRRTPQWAKGRNSDDGQSSDSSVLRHASGDFKRLGNRIFVFIVGGATRSELRVAHKLTMKLKREIVLGSSSIDNPPQFISKLKALGPS